The Delphinus delphis chromosome 13, mDelDel1.2, whole genome shotgun sequence DNA window CCACAGCTGAGTATTTACTGACATAAGATCccacataatattccattggaccGAGGCACCCACTTTATAGGAAAGGAAGTGCAACAGTGGGAATTCAGGCCCAGAGTCTACTGGTCCAATAACACACAGAAGCTTTTGACCTGATGGAGCAGTGGAAAAGCCTGCTGGCGATGCTGCTGAGGGGCCAGCTTGGGCATCACAACCAGTGAGGATGCCTTGCCACCCTCCAGGATGCAGCACACACTCAAAACTGATGGCCATTATATGGTGTGGTGTCACGTGAGTCCAGCAAATCAAGGGCGGAAGTCATTCTTACCACAGCTGCCAGGCATTTACCCTTTAATTTGTGCTGCCCGTCCCCACAACTCTGGCCTCTGTGCGTTTAGAGATCTTGGCTCCCAGAGGGGGAATGTTCCCCTCAGTAGGCACAGCGAGAGTCCCAGTAAATGTCAAACTATGCGTGCCACCCAGTTACGCTGGGTTCCTCGTGCTGAGAGGGCGGCAGTCCAGGGAAGGTGCCACCACCATGGGTAACTGCTCCTGGACATCAGGAGGATGCAGAGCTGTGGGCAGAACGTGGGGACAGTATGCTTGGCACCCAGGTGACACACTTGAACGTCTCTTGGGGCTCCTGTAGTCAATTTTGAGGGCAGAGAGATGTGTGCAGCAACCAGAGCCTGAGAGGGGCGTGGTGATTAGGGGCCCAGACTCCTCAGGGATGAGGATCTGGGTCATCCCACGAGGCAAGTCATATGTCAGCAGAGGTGCTGAGGGTGAGGGGAATCCAGACCGCGTGGTTGGGATGAGCACTACTTGTGGTCTCGAGACCAGCTGCTGTGACAGAGGCTGAAGTTCATCCCTCTAGATTTCCTTCTAGATCTAGAAAGATCCATCAGAATCCTGAATTAGCCAGTAGATCTAAGTGGTATAAGGTGTGGGGTGTAGTGGACACCGTGGGGCCCTGCCCAGATCTCCCCTCTGGCCTGTCCCTCAGAACTGAAGTCATCCCCCAGGTGCTGGCAGTCTTGACAGCTAATAGTTTGCAACTGAATTCCCTCTCCCAGAGACTGACTGCCCTTGACTGAGGCCAGTcaccttgctcaaggtcatacccTCTTCCTAGGGACAGCTCATGTCCAGTGACTGTCAGTCAATGACAAGTTTTAAAGGCCCAGCTTCCTCGTCACAATTTGGGTCATCTGCAGGGTCACCCTTGCCCCAGAGCTCCCCATGAGATCAGCTGAGGCCTCTGTTAGTGACCATATCATAGCCCaatttctccctctgccctgtCTTGGTTTCTTTCCCCCTCACCCGTGGGATCCAGAGAACTCAAATAAACTTCCTGTACACACATCTAAGACTCAAAGAGCCTGCTTCCCATGGAAACCAACCTGCAACAGTTTAAAGAGTTGGACCTATCCCATCCTCAATCTTCTCATCTTAGACATAACTAAGAtgcctttaaggaaaaaaaaaattcctttactgTCCTCTGCTCATTTGGGGCATTAGCTCCCTTGATAGCAATACAACCTTGAGACTGTCATATTTTTATCCTTGGCCTGATGCTCTGCTTTTCACCTGTTAACATTTATCATTAGAAAGCAAGAGTTTATCAATGAGCTCCCTACACAGTTTCTTTGCTATACTTCCTGCTTCTTTATTGGGACCATTTGTAATAGTGCCAGTAAAGTGAAAACTACTTTCTGAGTTCTTCCCAACCTTTATAGCTGAGTTTACTCATCTGCAAaaaggtgtttttaaattttcattgaacTTCTTGTGTTCTATTTGTGTAAAGACTGGGATACAGGTCTGACCCAGCCAGACGTGTATGATTTACTTCTCTTAAAATTCAAATGTCAATCTAGGTCTGCTCTAGTTGTTCCCCTGCCCCCGATTTACCCTCCATCTCCCAGAATACGTGCCGACTGAGAAGCAAAACTAGTAGTCCATGAGAGGTTCTTCCTTAGCAGTGAATGGGATTCAGGAATATTCTGGAGCCCCTTCCTGTGTGTAGGACAGACTGTGTCTTTAAGGCAACCCTTTAAGTCCTGGGCTACAGCCTCCACAGTTGACCCCATGGTGTCTGGGCAGCTTGATTCCTGGGCTTCAGCCTGGGTTCCTGGTTTTCGCTTCTATCCTCTGCTGGGCCGGGAGCCAAGACTGAACCCAGTCCAGTTGGCCAAGGCTCTGACCCTTTCTCCTAGTTCCTGCcaactttctttgtttctgttttttctaccTTGATCCATATGTAGATCCTTGGGCCGAGACTCTGGTCATCAGGATGCCAGGAACTCTTGTTTCCCAGAATGCCATGCTCCTCCCCTTGCCCTCAGATCGGGCCCCTCACGCTGTCGCTGGTCCGAGCTGCACCTGTATCCCCTACAACTGCACCTGAATCCACACTAAGACATTGAACCTGAACTGTTAGCATTTGCAGTCTGGGTGAGTTCCCCTGCCCTGTGCCAGCCGCCTCAGCAAAATCCTTTCTCACAGTAAATGCCCACATACCCATCACTTCAGCTAGTACTGCTGCTTTGACAAATTAGTCCCTGTTAATGAGAATTAAACCCAGAGTAGTAGTTTTCCTGATTGGATTAACAATCCTCTGAAGGGTAAAACTGCTGGCAAAGCAAGTgaaaaattttccagaatttcacatttattttaatgggACTTTGTATGAAGACTTAATTTAGTTGTGACCAAAATATCTTGCCTGTTTGCTAGTTTTGTTGCCTATTATCAAAACGTTTGTCCAGGCCTCCATCTCAGCAGATAGATTTCATTACCTTCCCACAGctatattatttaacttttctctaaCTTCATATTTGTAGATGTTCAAATGGGTaggtattttatttcaaaacaagaAAGGTTTAATTTATAACAGAGAACAAGTAGTATTAATGCATACACAAGCCACAACAAATAGTTTCCTGGgattataaaatagagaactactTAAATGCCAGACATTCTGGCATCAACTATACACCAGAGGAGGGGAAATTAAGTATCAAGAACCAAGATGTTCTAAGAATTAGAAGGTAGACAGTGGCTTGtaataaagcaataataaaatgACTAAGGTTATAGTATAACTCGTCTAATAACTAAAACACTAGTTTATCTTTCCAAGGACAGATAAGTAGCTCAAAGTGTGTTACAGATATTTTTTTACAACTTCCTAAGCTAAGatcttacatttataaatatttactcaaaGTCATTAGTTAGCTTAACCTCTTAAGCCAATCATACTTTGCTTGGGCCAAtattaaattctgtttttattctgtAGCCCAAGAATACATTGTGGCCCCGATAATCCACAGTAGGTAATGTACACACAAATCAAGAATCATTTGCATGTGATGAAACCAGAGAACCGTTTAAATAGCACCATTTACCACCAGCCAAAGGCAAGCCTATCCTTTAGAGCAGTACCGTTCCTGAGCCCAATAAATGGCTGCACTGTTTTCCTTCAAACCAGTATTCAGTTAAGTGAAAATCAATGGCTAGGATGACCTGCTGGTGATTCCACCTTATCATGCGAGAACAATGACTTGAATTTAAGGAATAATATATGaaccatatattatatatatatatataaactgaaggCAGTATGTCTTGCCTTCAGTTTAATGGGTGTCCACCAATGCAAGGCAAATGGTGGATGGAAAGAAGTTTCAGAATCTTTGATTCAACCTACACTCCTCCAGGTCTGCTCTTGGGAATGAAAAACCAAAACTCACATTAAAAGCatctttaaaattctataattgAGCTAGAGATTTGGAAATAGAACTATCTAGACCAGCTGGGGGTAAGAGGAGAGACAGTGCTGGGCTCTACCTCAAggtttcacaaaacagaaacagggaaCCCAGCAAGTCAACTCAATCTCCCTACACATGCTTGCGGGAGAAACCGACTTCAGTAGAGGCTGGTCTTTTTCATGATCCGAAGAAACTCTTCCTCGTTCACTTCACCATCTCCATCCCGATCTGCTTCGTCAATCATTTCCTGCAGCTCCTCATCAGTGAGGTTTTCCCCCAACTCGGTGGCCACGCGCTTTAGGTTTTTGAAAGAGATCTTCCCGGTTTCATCATCATCAAAGAGCCTGAAAGCCTTCAGGATTTCTTCCTTGGTGTCTTTCTCGGCCATCTTCTGAGTCATCACAGCCAAGAAGTCATTGAAGCTGACTTTCCCTGTGCTTTCCTTGTCCACCTCGGCGATTATCCTCTTCATCTCCTCCTTCCTGGGTTCAAAGCCCAGTGCCCTCAAGGCCACCTTCAGCTCCTTCACGTCGATGGTGCCGCTGCCGTCGGCATCGAAGAGGGCAAACGCTTCGCGAATTTCTTGCTTCTGATCTTCAGTGAGCTCGGGCTTAGGCTCCACCTTTCTTTTCTGGCTGGTGGAGGCCACGTTTGACTTCTTGAAGCTGGAAGCCATCCtctggcggcgggggcggcggcggcggcggcggcggcggttgTTACCTTAACGCTTGTTGTCACCGCGCTGGAGCTAGGGCGCCACCGCCAGGAACGCGGGCTCGGGGCCTCGGCTCATTCATTCCCAACCGCTTCCCTTGTGCGCCCCCAGGGAGACCCCGCTCAACTAAGCCCGCCCCATCTTCGAAATCTGACATACGTTAAAACCCACAGTTCCCTCAGTTATTACCGAGTTTCCACGACCTGAGAGACCTGAgctggtagccaccagccacatggtcTTCTATAACATGCTGCACCTGTTCTTTCCAGGCCATTTGCCAGCATCCATAGGACCAGGTTTACAGGGTAATTTGGaagtttttcctctctttttccatacaaattaaaacaaacaaacaaaacaaaacaaaaaacccctctgGGTCTGAGGTTACCTAAGGGTAAATTTAGGATAATCAAGATTGAGTTTGATCCCTTGTCATAAAATGcggggaagaaggaggagagaatattaaaagtcaCACCATGTGTTCAACTCCATAAATGGAAaacagataaaatggaaaaacttaTGTAGAAAATTTGTAGACGTTTGTCTCCTGACATTACACTCAACAATGATAAAAATGTCACTAGCTTATTTGGCATAGGCTGAAATACGAAATGCAATATCCGAATGTAAGATTTACTTTCAGTGTTTCAATTTTACATGCTCAGTATAATTGCACTTGAGTACAGTCATCATTTCATTCAGTAGGCTTTGATTTGGAGAGAGGGGGGCTGCAGTACTGTATTCTGGtattctggaattttaaaaactctaccAGCCTATTACTCTCACTGTTTGTCATCCAATTGGGGTTGTGCTGAAGCCCACACTCTGATTGCCCTGCTTCGGCAGTGGACACAGGAGGAGGTGATGCAGGGCATGTTGGGACTCAAAACTGCCTCCTGAGAACAAAGGGGCAAGAGGAAAATGGAAGCTTTTCaggtgaaaagaaagaacaaattcaTCAGTTAAACCCATAAGGGAATTGTGTTTAGAACTGCTCTGTAGGTGCTAGGACTCAGCTATTTTTGTCTGACCTAAGGCTGGACATCTTCAGGGTTTTCCCTtcacataaaaaaaatgaatgtttcttgctaaagaattaaaaataattcgaATAAACTATTGTTGCTtttggtggtaaaaaaaaaaagaattgctctgtatttctttaaacagttaaaaaaaaaaccagaaagctGACAATggtagcattctttttttaaaaataaatttatttatttttggctgcattgggtcttcgccgctgtgcgcgggctttctctagttgtggtgagcaggggctactcctcgttgcggtgcgtgggcttctcattgcggtggcttctcttgttgcagagcacggacacgtgggcttcagtagttgtggcacaagtgttcaatagttgtggcttgcgggctttagagtgcaggctcagtagttgtggcgcacgggcttagttgctccgcagcatgtgggatcttcccagaccagggttcgaacccgtgtcccctgcattggcagatggattcttaaccactgaaccaccagggaagcccttacaaattgtttttaaagttagTGATCAGATATTGTTTACATGACATGTTTAAGTAGCCAGATCTCACTACCTGCCCCAGTTGATACGTGACATAATGGACAGAGGGCCTCGGCACAGGGTTTCTAAAGGTAAAAGCACCTTACCTGGGACATTCCTCTCAACAACCCCCCTTCCCGGCACGTGTTGTGGATGGTGTCAACTCAAAGCAGGCTTTGGCAAGTAGACACTGCCATTGCCCATCTTCCAACTCTGTAAATCCTCCTGCTTTCTTAACCAGGTCAAAAAGCCTGGGGTCTTATCTCAAACCTTATTATTTCTGTGACCCTGAGAAAGCCACTTAACCTCCCAGACTCAGCTGAAACTTCTGCAAAGTAGGCATAATAATAGAGCTTCGTACTAGGCTCCTGTGAGTGTTGAATGAACTACTCCAGGGACAGTTACTACAGGGAGCTACTCCAGGGGCCATACAGGGCTGGGTGATTCTTAGTTGAATCTGAATTCCTCCCagatattttgcatttcttttgacACCCACTCTTCTGCCCAAATTCATGCCAAGCTATGATGTGTTGGGAAAAACTGAGGGATAGAAGCTGCTTTATATAGAGCTATATTTGGGCCAAGTTGAGCTCAAAGCAAAACAGTTGTCATAGTTTCCAGATGTGTGCAATCAGCAGTCACAACAAAGGGCCACCAAGAGCTCCCTTCGTAGAAAACAGTGCCCTCGGCCAGAGTCAGCTCTTGGTGGGGAGTTACTTTATGTGCATAGCCTgtgatctgattttaaaaaagaagggatgCTTACATTGATAGTGTGCCTAGCACTGGGCTTGCTTCTCTCATCtgctgtctcatttaatccttgtcatcatttctcattttgcagatgggaaaaagaaaaaaaaaaaagaggcccagGAGGACCTGTCACGTATCTAATGGTGCACAGCGAAAAAACGGTGGCTCTGGGATTTAAACCTTGGCTGGTCTGAGTCTGATGCTGAATCTTCGTTCACCACACCATGCTGCCTTCTCCAGAAGTTGAGATCATTAccaaaatgcagtatcactgggAAGCTATGATACTGATTTTCTTCCCTAAGCCTAACAGCAGTTAAGCATCTTGCCTAGAAAGATTTAACAGGATTTTGTGGGATCTCAGACAGGGTCCCATTCGGGGGTGAGTCACTGAAAGAAAGAGCAGTAtgtctggacttttgtttacatTTGTTCTTCAATTCTGCTTCACCCCATCCCCTCTGGGTACgagttagtgggaagcagtctgGGCAAAGTGTTTTTGGCCGGCATTAGTCAGAGTCTATATAATGCTGGTGAAAATCAGCTTCATTGCTTTAAAGTCATTTTTCAAGTTTGAAGAAGACCAACATAAAGTAAATGAGATGTTCTGATAAACCAATGGCTAggagtggttttgttttgttttgttttctactctGAATATTTTTTGTACTGCGATGTCCTAGGTAATATGCTAACTCAGTTGTTGATTAtctgagatggggagaggagggaagataGTTGTTTAGATCTGGTCATGGAAGTTTAGCAGCTGGAAGCGGGAGTGGGGAAGAGGTGTTAGAATTCCACAGCAGGGTCTGGAGTCAGCTGAGAGCAAGAGAAAGGACCCACACAGCTAGCTTATTCTAATTATTTGGTTTTCCATCTGACTCAAATGGCATGAAAAAGTGAGGCTCAGggaccttttaaaatttaaggtgCTCTCAGCAAATTCAGCAAATTCCAGGTGCCACCCAATGCAGAAAACATGCATAATACAATTTCTTTATTGGTGCCTCTTTACCTTCCAACAAATGCG harbors:
- the CETN1 gene encoding centrin-1, with product MASSFKKSNVASTSQKRKVEPKPELTEDQKQEIREAFALFDADGSGTIDVKELKVALRALGFEPRKEEMKRIIAEVDKESTGKVSFNDFLAVMTQKMAEKDTKEEILKAFRLFDDDETGKISFKNLKRVATELGENLTDEELQEMIDEADRDGDGEVNEEEFLRIMKKTSLY